Proteins encoded by one window of Chaetodon trifascialis isolate fChaTrf1 chromosome 15, fChaTrf1.hap1, whole genome shotgun sequence:
- the LOC139343161 gene encoding paralemmin-1-like, with product MDEADEYQQRLQAIAERRRQQEEEKKQRREAEEEWLKTAQEKRKYLREQWLSETAPAPVLPPLEPPSQEDEHIAAQKTPEDDEEEAADARKEEQASQENKESVHCTATARALYQAGADKDEQVNKEAEDHFSTQMAQRMLHESGQDGRSVLGTLAVQVERDPRTGATVIRSVAPLSTPAGAPMTTAVFDDGRKSIHAVGGVGGQPSTEELGQILSVIDGVGMKVLLDEVTVTPNKAETKTEDADASRAPEGKVLSFSTHHSISEEDNKQFDSSRSHDLETELGIEDCAVSMGKEEDKKEDRGITVVRDIAGEVGNVKDQSLEEGPVTLLFLGYTDSTTEQGHGEDEDEGMLTVERVMITEDGEELVLGPEASASPQTGKESQDQVFQDIPLEGNVEAGVKVQGEEGDKGLHNSSLPSAAEGGSTSKRKTCQCCSVM from the exons ATGGATGAAGCAGACGAGTACCAACAAAGGCTGCAAGCCATCGCT GAGAGGCGTCGACagcaggaagaagagaagaagcagaggagggaggcggaggaggagtgGCTGAAGACGGCCCAGGAAAAG AGGAAGTACCTGAGGGAGCAGTGGCTCAGtgaaacagctccagctcctgtcCTTCCTCCACTTGAACCACCCTCACAGGAAGACGAGCACATAGCAGC TCAAAAGACGCCCGAGGACGACGAGGAGGAGGCAGCTGATGCCAGAAAAGAGGAACAAGCCTcccaagaaaacaaagaatCTGTCCActgcacagccacagccagAGCTCTCTATCAG GCTGGCGCTGACAAGGACGAACAAG TAAATAAAGAGGCTGAGGATCACTTCTCCACACAAATGGCACAAAGGATGCTTCATGAAAGTGGGCAAGATGGCCGATCAG TCCTGGGAACGTTGGCAGTGCAGGTCGAGAGAGACCCTCGGACAGGTGCCACTGTCATCAGGTCAGTGGCCCCCTTGTCCACACCAGCTGGTGCTCCGATGACTACCGCTGTCTTTGACGATGGCAGGAAGAGTATCCACGCTGTGGGTGGGGTGGGAGGTCAACCCTCGACTGAAGAGCTCGGCCAGATCTTGAGCGTTATCGATGGGGTCGGGATGAAAGTGCTGCTGGATGAGGTCACAGTCACGCCAAACaaggcagagacaaagacagaggatgCAGATGCCAGCAGGGCCCCAGAGGGAAAAGTCTTGTCTTTTTCTACCCATCATTCCATTTCAGAGGAGGACAATAAGCAGTTTGACAGCTCTAGAAGCCATGACTTGGAAACTGAGCTGGGAATAGAGGACTGTGCTGTGAGCATGGGAAAGGAGGAGGATAAAAAAGAGGACAGAGGCATCACAGTGGTTAGAGACATTGCCGGAGAAGTCGGTAATGTGAAGGATCAAAGCTTGGAGGAAGGCCCAGTCACTCTTTTATTCCTGGGATACACTGATTCTACAACGGAGCAAGGTCACGGCGAAGATGAGGACGAAGGCATGCTCACTGTGGAACGAGTGATGATCACAGAGGACGGAGAGGAACTTGTCTTAGGACCAGAAGCATCTGCTTCACCTCAGACAGGCAAAGAGTCCCAAGACCAAGTGTTTCAGGACATTCCCCTGGAAGGAAATGTGGAGGCAGGAGTTAAAGTCCAGGGAGAGGAAGGTGACAAGGGACTGCATAATTCGTCTTTACCCAgcgcagcagagggagggagcacTTCCAAGCGCAAGACatgtcagtgctgctctgtcatGTAA